One window from the genome of Ensifer canadensis encodes:
- a CDS encoding sulfotransferase family protein produces the protein MEMGDINFLIIGATKSATTWLQQSLQLDPRVHMPDPEIHYFSRYHDRGDRWYLENFKPASEGLIIGEKSNSYLDTPAAAARIHHSLPHVLLVAQLRNPVERAYSDYCMLHRRGEATGDIERYLDPRQGAGGRFLEGGLYFRQLRRFLEFFPRERLLVLFYEDLKRDAAGQVQDLRHFLGLDGNPAFEPVAQRVKDKTKPLVDARLRQILKPLKPIVAPLRDTKGFEFLRSMISAEFKYVPLNKELTSRMIGYYEDETDRLAGLLGRDLGDWLKAPMEDIKRRSV, from the coding sequence ATGGAAATGGGCGATATCAACTTCCTGATCATTGGCGCAACGAAGAGCGCCACCACCTGGTTGCAACAATCGCTGCAATTGGATCCACGTGTCCATATGCCGGATCCGGAGATCCATTATTTCAGTCGCTACCACGATCGCGGAGATCGTTGGTATCTGGAGAACTTCAAGCCGGCCAGCGAGGGCCTTATCATCGGTGAAAAGTCGAACTCCTACCTTGATACCCCTGCCGCCGCGGCGCGTATCCACCACAGTCTGCCGCACGTCTTGCTGGTGGCACAGCTGAGAAATCCCGTCGAGCGGGCCTATTCTGACTACTGCATGCTCCATCGCCGCGGCGAGGCGACTGGCGACATCGAGCGCTATCTCGATCCGCGCCAGGGTGCGGGCGGCAGGTTCCTCGAGGGTGGGTTGTATTTCCGGCAGTTGCGCCGGTTTCTCGAGTTCTTCCCTCGGGAAAGGCTGCTCGTTCTGTTTTACGAAGACCTCAAGAGGGATGCCGCCGGGCAGGTTCAGGACCTGCGGCACTTTCTCGGCCTTGACGGAAACCCCGCTTTTGAGCCAGTCGCTCAGAGGGTAAAGGACAAGACCAAACCTCTGGTGGACGCCAGATTACGGCAGATACTCAAGCCACTTAAGCCGATCGTTGCGCCCTTGCGTGACACGAAAGGCTTCGAATTTTTGAGATCAATGATCTCGGCAGAGTTCAAGTATGTACCGCTCAACAAGGAATTGACCTCGCGGATGATCGGTTACTATGAGGACGAGACCGACCGCCTTGCAGGTTTGCTTGGCCGCGACTTGGGCGACTGGTTGAAAGCCCCCATGGAAGATATCAAGCGCCGATCGGTGTAG
- a CDS encoding glycosyltransferase family 4 protein → MAGKLSRGFGYARTTALLSSFLREHEVDIVHTNDGQMHATWGLAARLSGARLLWHHRGDPGAFGVNVMAPLLANHIVTVSRYVQPTRPILPVSHKLSVLHSPFDHPTILPDRDDCRREFVRELELPEETRFVGYVGGLIDRKRPVRFVEVIHAFLQRFPDFPLVGLVFGIPSPDLPNPEPEMRARALELGVERRIKTMGFRAPVAPCMSALDALLVPAINEPFGRTLIEAMLLATPVIATRHGGNIEAIVDGVTGFLVEPEKPEAFVDPLARLLMNAGEHRRISSAARENALTKYGTEAHVKGISLLYERIVGREYRSFGVRRTAP, encoded by the coding sequence GTGGCCGGCAAGCTCTCGCGCGGTTTTGGATATGCACGAACCACTGCGCTGCTCAGTTCATTCCTTCGTGAACATGAGGTTGATATCGTACATACCAACGACGGCCAGATGCACGCGACCTGGGGCCTGGCGGCTCGCCTTTCCGGCGCGCGGCTGCTTTGGCATCATCGCGGCGATCCCGGTGCCTTCGGCGTTAACGTCATGGCGCCTCTATTGGCAAATCACATTGTTACGGTCTCGCGCTACGTGCAGCCGACGCGGCCGATCCTGCCGGTTTCCCATAAGCTGAGCGTACTGCACAGCCCCTTCGATCACCCAACCATTTTGCCCGATCGGGACGACTGCAGGCGCGAATTCGTCAGGGAACTCGAGCTGCCCGAGGAAACCCGCTTCGTCGGCTATGTGGGTGGCTTGATCGACAGGAAGCGCCCGGTCAGGTTTGTCGAGGTCATCCACGCTTTCCTCCAGCGCTTTCCGGATTTCCCGCTGGTTGGTCTCGTCTTCGGCATCCCATCACCGGACCTTCCGAACCCGGAACCGGAGATGCGAGCGCGCGCGCTGGAACTTGGAGTCGAGCGGCGTATCAAAACGATGGGCTTTCGCGCGCCGGTCGCGCCTTGCATGAGTGCGCTCGACGCATTGCTGGTACCGGCCATCAACGAACCATTCGGGCGGACGTTGATTGAAGCCATGTTGCTCGCGACCCCTGTGATTGCGACCCGCCACGGCGGCAACATCGAGGCAATCGTCGACGGTGTGACTGGTTTCCTCGTTGAGCCTGAAAAGCCGGAGGCCTTCGTCGATCCGCTGGCGAGACTGCTGATGAACGCCGGGGAACATCGCCGCATCAGTTCGGCGGCTCGTGAAAACGCTTTGACGAAATATGGCACCGAGGCTCATGTCAAAGGCATCAGCCTGCTTTATGAGCGCATCGTTGGACGCGAGTACCGGAGCTTTGGAGTAAGAAGGACAGCACCCTGA
- a CDS encoding sensor histidine kinase, with product MRMNAWRNFILRGNIASPLRPQGFSNTCDADAARGRTTWINTHRARADKVIAIGRIMSVIASLSIAWLGAMHQPRPPQFVLPFLSVYLAYAILCAIHVWRSKISRVSGTLIRHVVDVVTFVVFMLLTGGASSPFFIFMPFVLLSATLHWRWRGAFWTALVCMAVPVCLVAFGTAADVTTDVSHILFVTVAGVLLVWLGAHQEVVRAEMLRLVEKTPATPEGPEWPAGAALEYAAHVMRSPRAFLIWSDPDEPWTYVAVRENGACSVTQLPPDAYWPWVAEPLQRASLLIADASHSQILIHRGEGYFDEWADAVSPVSHALAGDFSIASAVSAPFRVGDLEARIFLLDPPTLSLDDVAIAEVIADRIKALFEQAILMRRLSDAAAVEERIKIGRDLHDGVLQALAGTALQLQSLRSFTLGEHQQIDGRVTAIQAMLADEQRELRAFIRALEPGQGYRNFAESHLALQFEALARRLRKQWSIDIRFALSPIDLRLPATMVYELIRMASEATANAVRHGGARTLEINLQLDAGAILLTVDDDGSGFGFERRFDHAELKNTKTGPRSLRERAAARGGELSIDRVAQWTRILIRLPVHQ from the coding sequence ATGCGTATGAATGCCTGGCGGAACTTCATACTTAGGGGCAACATTGCCTCGCCTCTTCGACCCCAAGGTTTTAGCAACACCTGCGACGCGGACGCAGCACGCGGTCGAACGACCTGGATCAACACACACCGTGCACGTGCGGATAAGGTCATTGCTATTGGCCGTATCATGTCAGTGATCGCAAGCCTCTCGATAGCCTGGCTCGGAGCGATGCATCAGCCGCGTCCTCCCCAGTTTGTACTTCCATTTCTGTCGGTCTACCTCGCATACGCGATCCTCTGCGCAATCCATGTTTGGCGAAGCAAGATTTCGCGTGTTAGCGGCACCCTGATACGCCATGTGGTGGATGTCGTTACCTTTGTTGTTTTCATGCTACTAACTGGGGGCGCTTCCAGTCCATTCTTCATATTTATGCCCTTCGTTCTCCTGAGTGCAACGCTGCATTGGCGTTGGCGAGGTGCGTTTTGGACCGCACTCGTCTGCATGGCAGTTCCTGTTTGCCTGGTAGCGTTCGGAACCGCTGCTGACGTGACGACGGATGTCTCACACATCCTATTCGTGACTGTCGCCGGCGTCCTACTGGTCTGGCTCGGGGCTCACCAGGAAGTGGTTCGCGCGGAGATGCTGCGCCTGGTGGAGAAAACTCCTGCGACACCCGAAGGGCCTGAGTGGCCCGCTGGTGCCGCTCTTGAATACGCAGCGCACGTGATGCGCTCGCCCCGCGCGTTCCTGATTTGGAGCGACCCGGACGAGCCATGGACCTATGTAGCAGTTCGCGAGAATGGCGCTTGCAGTGTCACGCAATTGCCGCCGGACGCCTATTGGCCATGGGTTGCCGAACCATTGCAGCGCGCCAGCCTTCTAATCGCAGACGCCAGCCATTCTCAAATCCTCATCCACCGGGGTGAGGGATATTTCGACGAATGGGCTGACGCAGTGTCTCCCGTTTCTCATGCTCTCGCTGGCGATTTTTCGATAGCCTCTGCCGTCTCGGCGCCATTTCGAGTAGGTGATCTTGAGGCACGCATCTTTCTCTTGGATCCACCGACACTTTCGCTTGACGACGTGGCCATTGCAGAGGTCATCGCCGACAGGATCAAAGCATTGTTCGAGCAGGCTATCTTGATGCGCAGGCTTAGCGATGCAGCGGCTGTTGAGGAACGTATCAAGATCGGGCGCGATCTTCACGACGGAGTACTTCAAGCTCTGGCCGGAACGGCGTTGCAACTCCAGTCCCTGCGTTCGTTCACTCTCGGGGAGCATCAACAGATCGACGGGCGTGTGACCGCTATCCAAGCCATGCTTGCCGATGAGCAACGCGAACTTCGCGCTTTCATCCGCGCGCTCGAACCAGGCCAAGGATACCGCAACTTCGCCGAATCCCATTTAGCACTGCAATTCGAGGCATTGGCTCGGCGTTTGCGCAAGCAATGGTCGATTGATATTCGCTTCGCTCTAAGCCCCATAGATCTGCGTCTTCCCGCCACGATGGTCTACGAGCTCATACGCATGGCTTCCGAAGCGACTGCCAATGCGGTGCGTCACGGTGGTGCGCGAACACTTGAAATCAACTTACAGCTGGATGCCGGTGCGATCTTGTTAACGGTCGATGATGATGGATCAGGCTTCGGCTTTGAGCGACGGTTTGATCATGCGGAGCTGAAGAATACCAAGACCGGACCTCGCAGCCTTCGCGAACGCGCCGCAGCGCGTGGTGGAGAGCTTTCGATCGACAGGGTTGCGCAATGGACACGGATCTTGATCAGATTGCCGGTGCACCAATGA
- a CDS encoding response regulator: MDTDLDQIAGAPMSLRVVIVDDHLIVLDGLRRMIETAENAWVVVTCRSAFDAIEAIDREQIDLVVVDLRMPGMSGLEFIHYIRTRWPDLPIVVLTADISDEELAIAMQYRVNGIVLKEQAPTIFLNCLRTVATGGTYFMDRNMACALDRLRERESKYNVLLQALTPREVEVSRLAADGLRSRAIGDELGISPGTVKLHLHSIYGKLGISTRVELANLAKRQWMTNETRS, from the coding sequence ATGGACACGGATCTTGATCAGATTGCCGGTGCACCAATGAGCCTGCGCGTTGTCATTGTCGATGATCACCTGATTGTTCTGGACGGGTTGCGCCGCATGATCGAGACCGCGGAAAATGCTTGGGTGGTCGTCACATGTCGAAGTGCGTTCGACGCAATTGAGGCGATCGATCGGGAACAGATTGATCTCGTCGTCGTTGATTTGCGAATGCCCGGAATGAGCGGACTCGAGTTCATTCATTACATCCGCACCCGTTGGCCAGATCTGCCAATTGTCGTCCTTACCGCGGATATCAGCGACGAAGAACTTGCCATAGCAATGCAATATCGCGTGAATGGAATTGTACTGAAGGAACAGGCACCGACCATATTCCTCAACTGCCTGCGGACCGTTGCCACCGGCGGTACATATTTTATGGACAGAAACATGGCCTGTGCGCTGGACCGGCTGCGCGAACGTGAATCCAAATACAACGTCCTGCTGCAGGCGTTGACACCGCGTGAAGTTGAGGTTTCGCGCCTTGCCGCCGACGGATTGCGTAGCAGGGCGATAGGGGACGAGCTTGGGATTTCTCCCGGCACAGTCAAGCTTCATCTTCACAGCATCTACGGCAAACTTGGTATTTCAACGCGGGTGGAGCTCGCAAACCTGGCGAAACGGCAATGGATGACGAACGAGACCCGATCTTAG
- a CDS encoding SGNH/GDSL hydrolase family protein, translating to MIKRNLGILICVLIAVYLLVSPAYALLNFRDFASDVPLFLRYVAIPGLLGIAFLGIGFLAKPSFAMAVGVYGLSVLMALFAFEAFLAFQSISVRLAMLGQLNPAQAETVEQDKNIVRGFALGSLNRFLQTQKLSTALLSGFPNTSVVLCTPDNQIIKYTADRYGFNNPDDVYDLPMDLMLLGDSFVEGFCLPPGQDLASRLRASGFATAGAGIRGNGPLLELATLGRFGPLLRPRHVAMVFFEGNDWENFENELGKPWLRDALSPTAHFGTQSTAQPASLQARVILNRNNSEPINYIDILTRTAMLRNFLALQQTFTRLGLIYPKAAREMPEFRETLHRAKTITASWGGRFTLVYVPRVDRFVGPFSTDRVYDQLRTIVTNAAAAEGIEVIDLREALEGQPDPARMYAPDSHFSREGAAFAADVISRHLETVDRSSRMVTNMR from the coding sequence GTGATCAAGCGAAACCTTGGCATATTAATCTGCGTGCTCATTGCAGTTTATCTCCTGGTGAGCCCCGCATATGCGCTTCTAAATTTCCGGGATTTTGCCTCGGATGTTCCACTTTTCTTACGCTATGTTGCCATCCCCGGCCTGCTTGGCATCGCCTTCCTGGGAATAGGTTTTTTGGCCAAACCGTCTTTTGCAATGGCTGTTGGCGTTTACGGTCTGAGCGTTCTCATGGCCCTTTTCGCATTTGAGGCGTTTCTCGCCTTCCAATCGATCTCGGTGCGACTGGCTATGCTGGGTCAACTCAACCCTGCTCAGGCTGAAACAGTTGAGCAGGACAAGAACATCGTACGAGGCTTCGCCCTAGGCAGTCTGAACCGTTTTTTGCAAACACAAAAGCTATCGACAGCACTTTTGTCGGGCTTCCCAAATACCAGCGTCGTCCTGTGTACACCTGACAATCAAATCATAAAGTACACTGCGGACCGCTATGGCTTCAACAATCCGGACGATGTTTACGACCTACCAATGGACCTGATGCTTTTGGGTGATTCCTTCGTCGAGGGATTTTGCCTCCCGCCAGGCCAGGATCTTGCGTCGCGTCTAAGGGCCAGCGGTTTTGCAACGGCGGGCGCGGGAATTCGCGGCAACGGCCCTTTGCTTGAGCTCGCGACGCTGGGCCGCTTTGGGCCACTCCTTCGACCACGCCACGTGGCGATGGTTTTCTTCGAGGGCAATGACTGGGAGAATTTCGAGAATGAGCTAGGCAAACCTTGGCTGCGCGATGCGCTTTCGCCAACCGCCCACTTTGGCACACAGTCAACCGCACAGCCGGCATCGCTTCAGGCCAGAGTCATTTTGAACCGGAACAACAGCGAGCCCATCAACTACATTGATATCCTGACAAGAACAGCGATGCTTCGAAACTTCCTGGCTCTGCAGCAAACTTTTACCAGGCTCGGATTGATTTACCCGAAGGCTGCTCGTGAAATGCCGGAATTCAGGGAGACCTTGCACCGAGCTAAAACAATAACCGCCTCATGGGGCGGCAGGTTCACCCTTGTATATGTGCCGCGGGTCGACCGCTTCGTCGGCCCATTTTCTACAGACCGCGTATACGATCAGCTCCGCACAATCGTGACCAATGCCGCGGCGGCCGAAGGAATCGAGGTCATTGATCTTCGCGAGGCGCTAGAGGGCCAACCTGACCCGGCGCGCATGTATGCCCCGGACAGCCATTTCAGCCGCGAGGGGGCAGCCTTTGCCGCTGATGTCATCAGCCGACATTTGGAAACCGTCGATAGGTCGTCCAGGATGGTAACGAATATGAGGTGA
- a CDS encoding DUF5989 family protein — translation MEMVRELFHYMSVRKKFWLLPVFIMVTVFGALLVLTQGTAVAPFIYTLF, via the coding sequence ATGGAAATGGTACGCGAGCTTTTCCACTATATGAGCGTCCGCAAGAAGTTTTGGCTGCTGCCCGTCTTTATCATGGTCACGGTCTTTGGAGCTCTTTTGGTCCTGACCCAGGGCACCGCGGTTGCTCCCTTTATCTACACTCTGTTCTGA
- a CDS encoding carbamoyltransferase family protein: MRVLGISAFYHDSAAALVEDGRIVAAAQEERFTRRKHDASFPMRAVEYCLAEAGCGMSEIDHVVFYEKPFLKFERLLETYLTTIPRGFLSFKTAMPIWIKEKLFQKKILRQKLGKLAGSKEWSGSLLFTEHHMAHAASSYFPSPFSSAAVLTMDGVGEWCTTSIGHGTADRLAIFKEIHFPHSLGLLYSAFTYYTGFKVNSGEYKLMGLAPYGQPRFAQTILDHLIDLKEDGSFRLDQQYFDYCTGLTMTSPAFHRLFGAEPRKPESVLTQREMDLAASVQAVTEEVVLRLARFAQIETGERNLCLAGGVALNCVANGKLLKAGIFENIWIQPAAGDAGGALGAALTVWHGFLGNGRKVNGRDSMEGAYLGPAYGQKEIEQRLAAAGAIYGVLSDSEVTESTVDALVQEKAVGWMQGRMEFGPRALGARSILGDPRSPTMQRTLNLKVKYRESFRPFAPSVRREDVSDWFDIDVDSPYMLLVGDVLESRRHQPNTDEQELFGIDRLNVSRSEIPAVTHVDYSARVQTVHRETNPRYWDLLTAFKARTGCPVLVNTSFNVRGEPIVCTPEDAFHCFMGTEIERLVIGNCVLRKEDQPDRLKQDYKEHFELD; this comes from the coding sequence GTGCGAGTTCTTGGAATCTCCGCCTTCTATCATGACAGTGCGGCGGCCTTAGTCGAGGACGGACGTATCGTCGCTGCAGCGCAGGAAGAGCGCTTCACCCGCAGGAAGCACGATGCGTCCTTTCCAATGAGGGCGGTTGAGTACTGCCTTGCCGAGGCAGGCTGCGGCATGAGCGAAATCGACCACGTGGTCTTTTACGAAAAGCCATTCTTGAAGTTCGAGCGATTGCTTGAAACTTATCTCACAACGATCCCGAGAGGCTTTCTCTCGTTCAAGACTGCGATGCCGATATGGATCAAGGAGAAATTGTTTCAAAAGAAAATACTGCGGCAGAAGCTCGGAAAACTGGCTGGTTCGAAAGAGTGGAGTGGCTCGCTCCTGTTCACCGAGCACCATATGGCGCATGCAGCGAGCTCTTACTTTCCGTCTCCTTTTTCGAGTGCAGCCGTGCTGACCATGGACGGCGTGGGCGAATGGTGCACCACATCAATAGGGCATGGTACCGCTGATCGCCTCGCCATTTTCAAGGAGATACACTTTCCCCATTCTCTGGGCCTACTCTATTCCGCTTTCACCTATTACACGGGATTCAAGGTAAACTCAGGCGAATACAAACTTATGGGCTTGGCGCCTTACGGGCAGCCGCGTTTCGCCCAAACTATTCTAGATCATCTGATCGATTTGAAAGAGGATGGCTCGTTTCGCCTTGATCAACAGTATTTCGACTACTGCACTGGCCTTACAATGACTTCCCCGGCCTTCCATCGTCTCTTTGGAGCCGAACCACGAAAGCCGGAATCCGTCTTAACCCAGCGCGAAATGGACCTAGCAGCATCCGTCCAAGCAGTGACCGAAGAGGTAGTTCTGAGGCTCGCACGCTTTGCGCAGATTGAGACGGGCGAAAGAAACCTGTGCCTTGCCGGTGGTGTCGCGCTGAACTGCGTCGCAAACGGTAAGCTCCTTAAGGCGGGCATATTTGAGAATATCTGGATCCAGCCGGCAGCCGGCGACGCCGGAGGTGCTCTTGGCGCGGCCCTTACTGTTTGGCACGGCTTCCTCGGCAATGGTCGGAAGGTCAATGGTCGCGATAGCATGGAGGGCGCCTATCTTGGCCCCGCCTACGGCCAAAAAGAGATCGAACAGCGCCTTGCAGCCGCCGGAGCCATCTACGGCGTTCTTTCAGACAGCGAGGTTACCGAGAGCACCGTCGATGCTCTTGTTCAGGAGAAGGCTGTGGGATGGATGCAAGGGCGCATGGAATTCGGACCCCGCGCGCTCGGGGCGAGATCCATATTGGGCGACCCGCGGTCGCCTACCATGCAGAGAACGCTAAATCTCAAGGTTAAATATCGCGAGAGCTTTCGCCCCTTCGCGCCCTCTGTCAGGCGCGAGGATGTATCGGACTGGTTCGATATCGATGTTGACAGTCCCTACATGTTGCTCGTTGGCGACGTATTGGAAAGTCGAAGACATCAACCGAACACTGATGAGCAGGAATTATTCGGCATCGACCGCCTGAACGTCTCACGATCGGAGATCCCAGCTGTTACTCACGTCGATTATTCGGCCCGAGTGCAGACGGTGCATAGAGAGACCAATCCCCGTTACTGGGACTTGCTGACTGCCTTTAAGGCGCGCACCGGCTGCCCGGTTCTCGTCAATACGAGCTTCAATGTGCGTGGCGAACCGATCGTCTGTACTCCAGAAGACGCTTTCCACTGCTTCATGGGCACCGAGATAGAACGGCTTGTCATTGGAAACTGTGTCCTTCGAAAGGAAGATCAGCCCGACCGCCTCAAGCAGGACTACAAGGAGCACTTTGAACTAGACTAA
- a CDS encoding glycosyltransferase family 4 protein produces MRLALVEAGLGAGGTERVVSLIVKDRHARGDEVHVFAFSSDEDDIYFSLPSGVTVHRLPDAREGPFSRSSIKTVNRILRLRAELRKLRPDVVLSFLTKINIVSLLSTRGLGIPVLVSERNNPGAQPKHFLWNMIEPLVLSQAHRLIMQTEAISKTLPTSLRTKAVVIGNPCDRNRIRKPTRRALRVVAVGRLVDQKGFDTLIEAFANVCAEVPEWCLTIYGEGPDRHQLQERIRARHMQDRISLAGVTAKAGSWIDDAALFVLSSRYEGFPNVLMEAMAAGLAVISTRCDFGPAEIIEDGVSGLLVPVDDVDSLAAALKLLMLDESLRGSFAEAGYQTVLRFSTETIMAKWDSCIRQVTAANRRSPKRPLRRGRDELRSGE; encoded by the coding sequence ATGCGACTTGCGTTAGTTGAAGCAGGCCTGGGCGCCGGAGGAACGGAACGGGTCGTCAGCCTCATCGTGAAAGACCGCCACGCGCGCGGCGATGAAGTGCATGTCTTCGCCTTCAGCTCCGATGAGGATGACATTTACTTTTCCTTGCCAAGCGGCGTGACTGTCCACCGATTGCCGGACGCCCGAGAGGGCCCGTTTTCAAGGAGCTCTATCAAAACCGTCAATCGGATTTTACGCCTTCGTGCAGAACTCCGGAAGCTTCGCCCGGATGTCGTGCTTTCGTTTCTGACGAAGATCAACATTGTCTCCCTGCTTTCCACGCGCGGCCTAGGCATTCCGGTGCTCGTTTCGGAACGCAACAATCCCGGTGCTCAACCCAAGCATTTTCTCTGGAACATGATCGAACCTTTGGTACTGAGCCAAGCTCACCGCTTGATCATGCAAACGGAGGCCATTTCCAAGACCCTGCCCACATCGCTGAGGACAAAGGCGGTCGTCATCGGTAATCCTTGTGACCGAAACCGTATCCGTAAACCTACCCGTAGAGCTTTACGTGTCGTGGCAGTTGGGCGGCTGGTGGATCAGAAGGGCTTTGATACGCTTATTGAAGCCTTTGCCAATGTCTGTGCGGAGGTTCCCGAATGGTGCCTGACGATTTACGGCGAAGGTCCAGACCGGCATCAATTGCAAGAGAGGATCCGGGCTCGGCACATGCAGGACAGAATCTCGCTCGCAGGGGTGACGGCAAAGGCCGGCTCCTGGATTGATGACGCCGCCCTATTCGTTCTCAGTTCGCGTTATGAAGGATTTCCCAACGTTCTGATGGAGGCGATGGCGGCAGGGCTGGCGGTTATTTCCACACGGTGCGACTTTGGTCCGGCGGAGATCATTGAGGACGGGGTGTCAGGTCTTCTTGTTCCCGTCGACGACGTCGACAGTTTAGCGGCAGCATTGAAGCTCTTGATGCTGGACGAAAGCCTGCGCGGAAGCTTTGCGGAAGCCGGCTATCAAACCGTCCTCCGCTTTTCGACCGAAACCATCATGGCAAAATGGGATTCCTGCATCAGGCAGGTGACTGCAGCCAACCGGCGGAGCCCAAAGCGCCCGCTGAGAAGGGGGCGAGATGAACTTCGATCGGGTGAATGA
- a CDS encoding tautomerase family protein — protein MPYVKVEIAKGIASVDQKRAVIRRMTEVLVEELGRNPEYVFVVIDEIDTDNWGRKGVTLTDLWQQAKTD, from the coding sequence TTGCCTTACGTAAAAGTTGAGATCGCAAAAGGGATCGCCAGCGTCGATCAGAAGCGCGCTGTCATCCGAAGGATGACAGAGGTTCTTGTCGAAGAGTTGGGCCGCAATCCCGAATATGTCTTTGTCGTGATCGATGAAATAGATACCGATAATTGGGGCAGGAAAGGCGTCACGCTGACCGACTTGTGGCAACAGGCAAAGACGGACTAG
- a CDS encoding pectate lyase family protein, which produces MTDAAKAVSSSNCLLFRLSFFRWGSAVAGAFLALTSAAGLSLAQEQPAFPGAEGYGKMATGGRGGAIIPVTNLNDAGPGSLRACIDLSGPRNCVFKVGGTITLKSSLVVRDQNANLSILGQTAPGGGILLTIDQTNSEGLHTPFVVKGSVNVIIRHLRMRPQFSNSIPNVDGVTIEDSRLVYVDHVSTSWATDENFNAYATTTDLTVANSLFAEGLNKHSKCALLGSDPRGPQNISFWKNACVSNRDRNPDNNHYGGSCIEIVNNLFFNAASEWGEIFSQFPGGTPISFVGNYFKAGPSTNEVTYAMNWNDTASVDNPKLYQSGNVTWSFGKKSIVAIAPDTLGFVVDKPPCPLAIANPEPAEAVYASVTATAGAFPRDGVDTRVIAEIGPIGQKGGGKMVSVPGALPEIANGEPYLDSDVDGMADAIEPQFGAAAVSNDPWVDGDGNGWSNFDDFMQWLSEERIAGRYPTD; this is translated from the coding sequence ATGACAGACGCAGCGAAGGCGGTTTCGAGTTCGAATTGTTTGTTGTTTCGCCTGTCTTTCTTTCGTTGGGGCAGTGCGGTCGCCGGCGCTTTCCTTGCGCTGACGTCGGCGGCGGGACTGTCCCTGGCACAGGAACAGCCGGCATTCCCGGGCGCTGAGGGCTACGGAAAGATGGCAACGGGAGGAAGGGGCGGGGCGATCATCCCGGTCACCAACCTCAACGACGCTGGCCCCGGTAGCCTGCGCGCCTGCATCGATCTCAGTGGCCCGCGCAATTGCGTGTTCAAGGTCGGCGGAACCATCACGCTGAAAAGTTCATTGGTTGTGCGGGACCAGAACGCCAATCTGTCCATTCTCGGCCAGACGGCACCGGGTGGCGGCATCCTGCTGACTATCGACCAGACAAACAGCGAGGGTCTACACACGCCCTTCGTCGTCAAGGGATCAGTCAACGTCATCATCCGTCATCTGCGGATGCGGCCGCAGTTTTCCAATTCGATACCGAATGTTGATGGCGTGACGATCGAGGACAGTCGGCTGGTTTATGTCGATCACGTGTCGACGTCCTGGGCGACGGATGAGAACTTCAACGCCTATGCCACCACGACGGATCTAACCGTTGCCAATTCCCTGTTTGCCGAAGGCCTGAACAAGCACAGCAAATGCGCGCTTCTCGGCTCGGATCCGCGGGGCCCACAAAACATCAGCTTCTGGAAAAATGCTTGTGTTTCCAACAGGGACAGGAACCCGGACAATAACCACTATGGCGGCTCATGCATCGAGATCGTCAACAATCTCTTCTTTAACGCAGCGTCCGAGTGGGGCGAAATATTCTCGCAATTTCCCGGGGGGACGCCGATCTCCTTTGTCGGTAACTACTTCAAGGCAGGCCCGAGTACCAACGAAGTCACCTATGCGATGAACTGGAACGACACGGCCAGTGTCGACAACCCGAAGCTCTACCAAAGCGGCAATGTTACCTGGAGTTTTGGAAAAAAATCGATCGTCGCGATCGCGCCCGACACGCTCGGCTTCGTCGTCGACAAGCCGCCTTGTCCGTTGGCGATTGCTAATCCCGAGCCGGCCGAGGCGGTCTATGCCTCCGTCACGGCGACCGCGGGCGCCTTCCCGCGTGATGGCGTTGATACACGGGTGATCGCCGAAATCGGGCCCATCGGGCAAAAGGGCGGCGGCAAGATGGTCAGCGTGCCGGGTGCCCTGCCGGAAATCGCCAATGGCGAGCCTTATCTCGATTCCGATGTTGACGGCATGGCCGACGCGATCGAGCCGCAGTTTGGTGCCGCAGCGGTCAGCAATGACCCTTGGGTCGACGGCGACGGTAACGGGTGGTCGAACTTCGACGACTTCATGCAGTGGCTTTCTGAAGAGCGCATCGCCGGACGCTATCCCACAGACTGA